AAGGGCCTAGCCCCTCCTGCTGTCACTGACTGACCCCCCCCATCTCCTCTATTGCCCCCCATTTCTCTCCCCACTGCCCCCATTGTCCTCCCCATCTCCCCCATTAGGCCCCATTTCCCCGCATCATCCCCTCCCTCTTTgcccccccatttccccccccccaTGTCCCTCTTTGGATCCCAGCAGGGGGATGTGGATATTTGGGGTCACCCCAGACCCAggctggggggttttggggggggcTGGAGGGGTCTGTATTCTAGGTGTGATCTCGCGCTTGCCCGCTCCCCTTGTGGCCCCCCCTGCTGCTGTTCGTGTCCTTTGCCCTGTCACTGTTTAATGGGGAAATAAAAGTTGCTgtgcaaaaaaatccctataatttgggggtttttggtgctgggggaggaggaaaagctgctcctgcttgggAGGGAATGGAGACAGAGACATGCCTGGGGTAGAGCACCGAGAGGTTTTGGGGGCACTTGCAGTTCACTAAATGGTCCCAGCTTGGATCTTCCAAGTATCTGTGAGTTCAAATTCTGTTCAAATTCAGTTTAAATCTGAgttttgaatgaaaattaaataaagtttAAAGGAAAAGTTTGAAGTACTGGGAGATCCGGTTTTGGGGCACAGTCCCACTGGGAGCTCCCTCTCATCCCAGTCTGGCTTCCCAATTCCTAGGTGTCTCCAACCCCTTTTCGTGTGCCCAAACCACCCAAATCTcacttttctgtcatttttccataaaaatttgGCACCAAATCCCACTTTTACCCAAAATAAGTCTTTATTGAGGATCCACCTGTGGCAATACTGCTGGGCTTGGGGGAAGCCTGGGATTTGGCAGAAAATCTGGGATTTGCACCAGGGATTTGGCTGAAAACTTGGGGTTTCGTCTGGGATTTGGCTGAAAACTTGGGGTTTCGTCTGGGATTTGGctgaaaaactgggattttCCCTGGGATTGGTAGAAATACGGGGATTTTCCCCAGTTTTGCCTCTCCCATGTATTTTtggcacctggagctgctgcagggtccAGCGTTGTCCCCAATTCTGCTCCACTCCCCAAACTGGGGGACGAGCCCTCTAGGACCCCCCATCGCCCATCCCCTGGCCTTGGGGCGTGCCGGGGTCCTGCCCCACGTCCCCCCCCCCATACTCCAGTGGggtcccccccgtgtcccccccacTGCCCAGGACGTCCCCGAGCAGCTCCAGCGGCTCCATAGGCGCGGGGGGCTCGGGCTGCTGCTGGATTCCCTGCGGCTGGGGCACGCCCCCGAGCCCCCGGGGGTGGCTCTTGCTCTTGTGGGCGGTGACGTTGTCCCTCTTCTCGAACCTCTTCCCGCAGACGTCGCACGGGAATTGGTAGAAGGAGTCGGCGTCGTGTTTCCTCATGTGCCAGTTCAGGGAGGCTTTCTGGCGGCACGTGAAGCCGCAGATCTCGCacctgggggagcagagagccCCAGGGATGAGGCACAGGCAGTACCATCCCTGCCCCACTCGGGGCTGCAGTGTGCCgtgggtgcagctccagcaccctcCTGGCATGAATGTGTTGGACAGGAGTCCTTGCTTCTGTGCCAGCTCATTAACCTGTGCCTGCCTAAACattgccctggagctgctcgatctgggcacagccagctccaggggcagAAACCTCGGcagaaatcccagcccagctaTTGCCTGGATGACATGGATGCTGATTTTGGGTTGAAAAAGGTGGGAAGAGGctctggggctgagcagaggatgGGACTGGGACTTACTGGGGGGTTGGAAATGGGACAGGGACTTACTGGAGtggcttctccccagtgtggatccgCCGGTGGATGATCAAATTGCTGCTGGTGCGGAAGGAGCGCGCGCAGAACTCACAGATGTAATCCCGCTTGTCTGGGAGCAAAAGAAAAGGGATGGGGGCTGATCCAGCCTGGAAAAACTGTCAGGGCCCTCGGGATATGCtttgggagcagcctgggaatggAGATTGTAAGGGAGAGATTCGGGGAGCCAAGTGGTGGCTTCCAGGGGTGGGAGTTtgggaggggagaagggggTGCAGGAGGTGAATCCGATGGGAGCAGGTAGGATCCACAGAGGAAGTGTGATCCCTGAGAGAGGAGCCAGGGGGCTGTAACTGACAGCAGGATTCCAGGGGGGTGAGATTGCCCCACTCACCACTGTGCAGCTTCTCGTGTTCCTTCAGGTGCTTCTTGAAGTTGAAGGATTTCCCGCAGGTGGGCTCGGAGCAAGTGAAGGTTTTCTGGTGAACGTGCTGGTACTTCTGGTGGTGCtgccagggggaaaaaagctgtCAGCtcccaattccagctccaggacaccccagccaggctccccAGCACTCCAGGGAGCGCTGGTCTTTCCAGGTGCTCACGTTCAGGTACTGGCGGTTGGAGAAGATTTTGCCACAGCCTTCGAAGTCACACAGGAGGATCTCACGCTTTGCTGCCTTTCTGGCAGGGAAAACATGGGAAAAGTTGTCAGGACGAGCGGGAGGGTTGGAAAACCTCTGGAATAcggagcagcccccagctccttcctccttcaCTTTTTCCCACCCATAAAATCTAAAATGAGACAAAGAAACCCTTTCAGAGCCTCCAGCCCCCTCCAGGGAAGAACtgagctcctcctcctcctcctcctcttctccctgggaATGCCTGGAAGCTTCCCTggccccttccctcccctttcccaggtACCTGATCCTCTTGGGGCCGATCTGAGCCACGTCCTTGTCACTCGCccgtggctgctgctggcaacTGCAACAGGAAAGAGCCATTTTGAGCCAGGCCCTGGAGTCCCCTCGCTGTCTCCAAGCCCAGAGCCAAGATTCCCGAGGAAATCCCACATTAAATCATCCTCAGGACCAGCATTTCTCCCATTTGcaccccacaggagcaggaCACACTGGAACAAACACATCGTTCAGGCgttaaaataagaataaattctttattgCTTGTTACAAAACCCTTTTCACATGGTTTGGACACGTCCCAGGACACTGAAATTGGCTCCCAGCCTGGTTTGATCTATAATTCATCCACAGCTCCCTGGAAACAGCAACTATTCCTGCCTGTCGCCCTGGAATTAAGGAAAGATCCATTAAAAGTGGATTAAAGTGGGCTTTGGGGAAGAGAAATAACAGGCTGGTGAGAGATTCCAATGCTCAAGCATGGATTCAGCCTGGGGCTTGTCCCAGATCTCTTGAAAAGAGGTTTTATCAGCTCAGGGTGGCTTTACCTGGGGAATGGAGAAGAGGAGAAGCCCTTTGACATCTGGAAGGTTCTGCTTTGCTCATAAGCCAGGTTTTTATCTCCCATTTTCGACTTGCTGTGACAAAAGAAGGGAGGAAATTAccaaaaagattaaaaacacGATCTGTGTCACCAAACTCAGCCCAAAAGGGGCTGACCTGAAAGCTTAggctctggggagggggcagagagCTACAAGCCCCCCCCAGTGCCTCAGAAAAACCACCAGCCTGCAGGTGTAACTTGGGAGGTATTTGGAGGGCTAGACCATGGGACTTGGGATGAAGATCAGGCAGAACCCAAAAAACACTAAAACCCCTCCACATTTAATTCACTTTTGGACCCAGAAAGAATGGCCCAGACTGAATGCAGACCCTTCTACCCTGACATTGTGTTTGGGAGTCTGGGATCTGCATACCCAGCGAcggcagggagagggggagagcaAATTCCAGCGTTACCTTCCCTGGGATTGGGTCTGCAGGAAGGGTGGTTCCTGTTCCAGCTGCATCTGGGGTggttctggagctgctggaagaggGGAGGGTGTTCAGCATCCAAAAGGAGCCTCTCAAAGAGATCAATCAAAGCTGTAAGGGGGCGGCACAGCACTCACCTGGGGAAAGGTTTGGGATGGGACTGGCGCTGAGCCCGTCTTGCAGGGGATGGCAGACAGAGGAGTTATGGCTCATTccagggaaaagggattttACCCCCTTATTGTAGCAAAAGTGTAAGAAACTCCATCCAGGTGAGGTGTCTAGGTGTGTTGGGTCTGAGGCCATGCATGGAGCAAGCCCCAACCCAGTGTCCCTTAAATGCTTCTGCAAAGCCCCAGTGAAGCCCTGAGGGCTGATCTGAGCTGTTTTTGGCACAAAACATTGAATTTTGTATGCCTGGAAAGGAGACCACGGCCccaaagctgctggagaaggcGCAGATCCATTGGTGGAGGAGATTGTGGTGGGATTGATGGATTTTGGGCTGTTCCATCTCCAGCCTGGTGGAGGCTTCACTGCCCACCACGGGTCTGGCTCGAGGGCTCTTTGTCCCCCTCCATGGCAGCCCCAGTCTTGGCTGGCTCTCCTTGTTCCCTGACCACCCTGGACCAGCCCCACAAGGGACAGGGTGGGTGACACAAGGCCCATGAAGCCCCTGCAGTGATGTTTGTGAGCCAGGGCCCCCTCTGCTCACTCAGCAGCCAACAAAACCAAgaaccacagctctgccctgggtcAGCAGTGTCACAGGCAGGGTGACACCCCCCTTGGGGACACACAGCTCTTGCCCCAAGGCCAACGATGTGATGGGCAGGGCACACAGCTCTCACCCCACGGTTGCTGGTGTCATGGGGAGGGTTTATTCCCACTGGGGACACGCAGCTTTTGTCCCACAGTCGGTAATGGCACTGGGAACATTGACCCCCACTGGAGACACAGCTTTTACCCCATGGCCAGGAGTGTTACTCCCCTTGGGGATGCACATCCCTTGCCTCAACAGCACTGGACCCTCCCAGGATGTGGATCTGACCCCCATCCCCTCATCCCTTCGCCGCTGCAGCCGCCACGACTCACCTGACGCTCTTCTCCTCCGAGGGGCcggagctgggcaggggctgctcctccttcaCCGGCTTCTTGCGGGCCTTGGGCTGGCTCTGGCGCCGctgtggctctgagctgctgtggggacacaggctgggctgggtgagggAGCTTGGGTGGTGGATGGGGTGAGATGCAGGTTGGATATGGTAGGGAATTAGTTGAAGGTGGTGAGACACGTGTTGGTCATGGAAGGACTTGGTTAGAGATGGCAGGACATGGTTTGGACACAGCTGGACATGGTATGACATGGTTGGCCATTAGTTGAGCGTGGCAAAGACCCTCCCCCAGGTGAGACTCAATGAAAATGCCTCTCCAAAATTCTGTGCCCTTTGACCCCAGAAATGGCTTATTTTAGCACCACACGGACACTGttcccacctcctccccaccctgccagggcactgcagcaggacaAGCACGTGGCAGGGATGTGAAGCCAGTGCAATCCTGGGCTGGGCCGGTGTCAGTGGGCACCACCTCAGtccccacctgcagctccctcacAGCTCCCACCTGCCCAGGCACGGGTGGTAGTTCTCATCACGCAGGTCATCGGTGTAGGCCAGGTCATCCCCCTCGGCAAAgtcctcatcctcctcttcctcctcttcctcctggggctcagctgctggCTCTACATGGTCCCCAGGGATGGCGCTGCTGGACAGcgccctggctcagccctgccgTGGTGGCTCAGCCACAGACAGCACTGGGGACTGGGGATGGGTCCGGCCAAATGCAGCCGTTGGCCTGGGGGTGCCACCACTCACCTCTCAcaagctgctgccacaggcCCCGGGTCCAGTGGCACctggggggctggagggggacaggagggtggtgaggaagggctgggagaggtgaggaggatggagagctgggaaggatgGGGGTGTTGGAAAGCTCAGTGGGGTTGGGGCAGCGTCTGATCCCAGTGGGATGGTGGCAGAACTGGAACTACCCTGGAACCAGGAGAAGGGCTGAAGGTGGGGAATCAACTTGAGGGTGGAAAGGTGACCTGGAGGAGCTcacctgtgccactgctgtcaccaccacgtcccagctgctccccatcGCCGTGGGCTGAGCCGGCCGCTCCCTCCTCGCCCGagggcggcgcggccccgcggggcgAGTGCCGGCGCCCGGCGCCCGGGGAGGGGCTGCGTCCCgggggctctggggaggggCTGCCGGGAGCCCCAGCGCCCCCCCACGAGAAGCGGTGCCCAGCCACGCACTCCCAAACCAGCGGGGCTGCCGAGCTGCCCGGGGCCGGCAGCTGCATGTCCGGCACAAAGCCACactcctggctgtggctgtgggacaGCACGACCAGGCGCTGCAGGGCAGCTGGCTGGAGCcgctccagctctcctggcaaaacacaggaaaaacaggtCAAAAATGGTGTTTTGGGGGGAGTGGGACACATGCAAGGCCCCCTCCACCTTCCTCGGGCTCTCAGGGTTCTTCTTGTTAAGAGCAACCCTCAAATAGTTTCCCAAAAAAGAGCTGGGGATGCCAAAAACAGAGAACACAGGGAGGATTTGCCTAGTGCTCAGGGAGATGAGCAAAcccaagagcagctccaggtgcttcTCCGGCACCCAACCCAACAGGAATCCTCCCTCCCCACTGTGAACTTCCTATGGACCCGAACCACTGGTGCCAACATGGAACTGGGAGGGAGCACCT
This sequence is a window from Oenanthe melanoleuca isolate GR-GAL-2019-014 chromosome 25, OMel1.0, whole genome shotgun sequence. Protein-coding genes within it:
- the LOC130262739 gene encoding zinc finger protein 692-like isoform X5, whose amino-acid sequence is MERGPAEEPLPAAPARGGRPPAPECVRRQKRRELDARRSKCRIRIGGHLERWCRLKEQLGFALHSQLAQFLLDRYSSHGCTWSPGELERLQPAALQRLVVLSHSHSQECGFVPDMQLPAPGSSAAPLVWECVAGHRFSWGGAGAPGSPSPEPPGRSPSPGAGRRHSPRGAAPPSGEEGAAGSAHGDGEQLGRGGDSSGTAPQVPLDPGPVAAACESSAIPGDHVEPAAEPQEEEEEEEDEDFAEGDDLAYTDDLRDENYHPCLGSSSEPQRRQSQPKARKKPVKEEQPLPSSGPSEEKSVSCQQQPRASDKDVAQIGPKRIRKAAKREILLCDFEGCGKIFSNRQYLNHHQKYQHVHQKTFTCSEPTCGKSFNFKKHLKEHEKLHSDKRDYICEFCARSFRTSSNLIIHRRIHTGEKPLQCEICGFTCRQKASLNWHMRKHDADSFYQFPCDVCGKRFEKRDNVTAHKSKSHPRGLGGVPQPQGIQQQPEPPAPMEPLELLGDVLGSGGDTGGTPLEYGGGDVGQDPGTPQGQGMGDGGS
- the LOC130262739 gene encoding uncharacterized protein LOC130262739 isoform X4 yields the protein MERGPAEEPLPAAPARGGRPPAPECVRRQKRRELDARRSKCRIRIGGHLERWCRLKEQLGFALHSQLAQFLLDRYSSHGCTWSPGELERLQPAALQRLVVLSHSHSQECGFVPDMQLPAPGSSAAPLVWECVAGHRFSWGGAGAPGSPSPEPPGRSPSPGAGRRHSPRGAAPPSGEEGAAGSAHGDGEQLGRGGDSSGTAPQVPLDPGPVAAACESSAIPGDHVEPAAEPQEEEEEEEDEDFAEGDDLAYTDDLRDENYHPCLGSSEPQRRQSQPKARKKPVKEEQPLPSSGPSEEKSVRGFMGLVSPTLSLVGLVQGGQGTRRASQDWGCHGGGQRALEPDPWWAVKPPPGWRWNSPKSINPTTISSTNGSAPSPAALGPWSPFQAYKIQCFVPKTAQISPQGFTGALQKHLRDTGLGLAPCMASDPTHLDTSPGWSFLHFCYNKGVKSLFPGMSHNSSVCHPLQDGLSASPIPNLSPAAPEPPQMQLEQEPPFLQTQSQGSKSKMGDKNLAYEQSRTFQMSKGFSSSPFPRATGRNSCCFQGAVDEL
- the LOC130262739 gene encoding uncharacterized protein LOC130262739 isoform X2 — its product is MERGPAEEPLPAAPARGGRPPAPECVRRQKRRELDARRSKCRIRIGGHLERWCRLKEQLGFALHSQLAQFLLDRYSSHGCTWSPGELERLQPAALQRLVVLSHSHSQECGFVPDMQLPAPGSSAAPLVWECVAGHRFSWGGAGAPGSPSPEPPGRSPSPGAGRRHSPRGAAPPSGEEGAAGSAHGDGEQLGRGGDSSGTAPQVPLDPGPVAAACESSAIPGDHVEPAAEPQEEEEEEEDEDFAEGDDLAYTDDLRDENYHPCLGSSSEPQRRQSQPKARKKPVKEEQPLPSSGPSEEKSVRGFMGLVSPTLSLVGLVQGGQGTRRASQDWGCHGGGQRALEPDPWWAVKPPPGWRWNSPKSINPTTISSTNGSAPSPAALGPWSPFQAYKIQCFVPKTAQISPQGFTGALQKHLRDTGLGLAPCMASDPTHLDTSPGWSFLHFCYNKGVKSLFPGMSHNSSVCHPLQDGLSASPIPNLSPAPEPPQMQLEQEPPFLQTQSQGSKSKMGDKNLAYEQSRTFQMSKGFSSSPFPRATGRNSCCFQGAVDEL
- the LOC130262739 gene encoding uncharacterized protein LOC130262739 isoform X3, with product MERGPAEEPLPAAPARGGRPPAPECVRRQKRRELDARRSKCRIRIGGHLERWCRLKEQLGFALHSQLAQFLLDRYSSHGCTWSPGELERLQPAALQRLVVLSHSHSQECGFVPDMQLPAPGSSAAPLVWECVAGHRFSWGGAGAPGSPSPEPPGRSPSPGAGRRHSPRGAAPPSGEEGAAGSAHGDGEQLGRGGDSSGTAPQVPLDPGPVAAACESAIPGDHVEPAAEPQEEEEEEEDEDFAEGDDLAYTDDLRDENYHPCLGSSSEPQRRQSQPKARKKPVKEEQPLPSSGPSEEKSVRGFMGLVSPTLSLVGLVQGGQGTRRASQDWGCHGGGQRALEPDPWWAVKPPPGWRWNSPKSINPTTISSTNGSAPSPAALGPWSPFQAYKIQCFVPKTAQISPQGFTGALQKHLRDTGLGLAPCMASDPTHLDTSPGWSFLHFCYNKGVKSLFPGMSHNSSVCHPLQDGLSASPIPNLSPAAPEPPQMQLEQEPPFLQTQSQGSKSKMGDKNLAYEQSRTFQMSKGFSSSPFPRATGRNSCCFQGAVDEL
- the LOC130262739 gene encoding uncharacterized protein LOC130262739 isoform X1 translates to MERGPAEEPLPAAPARGGRPPAPECVRRQKRRELDARRSKCRIRIGGHLERWCRLKEQLGFALHSQLAQFLLDRYSSHGCTWSPGELERLQPAALQRLVVLSHSHSQECGFVPDMQLPAPGSSAAPLVWECVAGHRFSWGGAGAPGSPSPEPPGRSPSPGAGRRHSPRGAAPPSGEEGAAGSAHGDGEQLGRGGDSSGTAPQVPLDPGPVAAACESSAIPGDHVEPAAEPQEEEEEEEDEDFAEGDDLAYTDDLRDENYHPCLGSSSEPQRRQSQPKARKKPVKEEQPLPSSGPSEEKSVRGFMGLVSPTLSLVGLVQGGQGTRRASQDWGCHGGGQRALEPDPWWAVKPPPGWRWNSPKSINPTTISSTNGSAPSPAALGPWSPFQAYKIQCFVPKTAQISPQGFTGALQKHLRDTGLGLAPCMASDPTHLDTSPGWSFLHFCYNKGVKSLFPGMSHNSSVCHPLQDGLSASPIPNLSPAAPEPPQMQLEQEPPFLQTQSQGSKSKMGDKNLAYEQSRTFQMSKGFSSSPFPRATGRNSCCFQGAVDEL